In the Hyphomonadaceae bacterium BL14 genome, one interval contains:
- a CDS encoding YmdB family metallophosphoesterase: protein MRLAFFGDVVGKSGRDALAAHLPGLRKQLKLDFVVVNAENAAGGFGITERTAIELYDAGADVLTLGNHSWDQSEALTYIEREPRLLRPVNYPEGAAPGRGCSLYTLPDGRQVLVMNVLLRLFMQPLDDPFAAVDRQLAACPLGQVADAIIVDMHGEATSEKMALGHYCDGRASLVAGTHTHVPTADHMILNGGTAYVTDAGMCGDYDSVIGMEKTEPVSRFVTHMRSTRFTAASGEATISGVFVETDPRTGLAVRCEPLRMGGRLIEAVPLV, encoded by the coding sequence ATGCGGCTGGCGTTTTTTGGCGATGTGGTGGGCAAGTCGGGCCGGGATGCCCTGGCCGCGCACCTGCCTGGCCTGCGCAAGCAGCTCAAGCTCGATTTCGTGGTGGTGAACGCCGAGAACGCTGCGGGCGGTTTCGGTATCACCGAGCGCACCGCGATCGAGCTGTACGATGCCGGTGCCGACGTGCTCACCCTGGGCAATCATTCCTGGGACCAGTCAGAGGCGCTCACCTATATCGAGCGCGAACCGCGCCTGTTGCGCCCGGTCAATTATCCCGAAGGTGCCGCGCCGGGCCGGGGCTGCTCGCTCTACACCCTGCCCGATGGCCGCCAGGTGCTGGTGATGAACGTGCTTCTGCGCCTGTTCATGCAGCCGCTGGATGACCCGTTCGCCGCCGTGGACCGCCAGCTCGCCGCCTGCCCGCTGGGCCAGGTGGCTGACGCCATCATCGTGGACATGCATGGCGAGGCCACGTCGGAGAAGATGGCGCTGGGCCATTACTGCGACGGGCGGGCCAGCCTGGTGGCGGGCACCCACACCCATGTGCCCACTGCAGATCACATGATTCTCAATGGCGGCACCGCCTATGTCACCGATGCGGGCATGTGCGGCGACTATGATTCGGTGATCGGCATGGAGAAGACCGAGCCGGTCTCGCGCTTCGTCACCCATATGCGCTCCACCCGCTTCACCGCCGCCAGCGGCGAGGCCACGATCAGCGGTGTCTTCGTCGAGACCGATCCGCGCACGGGGCTCGCCGTGCGCTGCGAGCCGCTGCGCATGGGGGGGCGGCTGATCGAGGCTGTGCCCCTGGTCTGA
- the hemW gene encoding radical SAM family heme chaperone HemW yields MSTGNSTPARLGLYVHWPYCARICPYCDFNVYKASGGTPDALTEALLADLDHWRTRTGPRPLASVHFGGGTPSLMTPAQIEAVLARADALWGFTPGAEIGLEANPKEAASFAGLASAGINRLSLGVQALDDASLARLGRDHDAAGALRALEAAQALFARLSIDLIYAREGQSPEDWAAELSRVLAMGLGHLSLYQLTIEPGTAFARQAERGRLTPPGDDDAADMYALTQELTEAAGLPAYEISNHARTRADQSVHNRLYWEGADWIAIGPGGHARVGAHIAGGRLAAEAARRPADYIARAASGAAHETEVLSARDEAVERVLMGMRLVDEGLDLAALKALTGYEVDAEGLALALSRGQVRRDGARLILTPAGRIFADAVAGGLAP; encoded by the coding sequence ATGAGCACCGGGAACTCCACGCCCGCCAGGCTCGGCCTGTATGTCCATTGGCCCTATTGCGCGCGCATCTGCCCCTATTGCGATTTCAACGTCTACAAGGCGTCCGGCGGCACACCGGACGCGCTGACAGAGGCCCTGCTCGCCGATCTCGATCACTGGCGCACCCGGACCGGACCGCGGCCTCTGGCCAGCGTGCATTTCGGCGGTGGCACCCCTTCTCTGATGACACCCGCCCAGATCGAGGCCGTGCTGGCGCGCGCCGACGCGCTGTGGGGCTTCACGCCGGGCGCCGAAATCGGGCTGGAAGCCAATCCCAAAGAGGCCGCGTCCTTCGCCGGGCTCGCCAGCGCCGGGATCAACCGCCTGTCGCTGGGTGTTCAGGCGCTGGATGATGCCAGCCTCGCCCGCCTTGGCCGCGATCATGACGCTGCAGGCGCGCTTCGGGCGCTGGAGGCGGCGCAGGCCCTGTTCGCGCGTCTCTCCATCGATCTCATCTATGCCCGCGAAGGCCAGAGCCCGGAGGACTGGGCGGCCGAGCTCTCCCGCGTGCTGGCCATGGGGCTCGGCCATCTGTCGCTCTACCAGCTGACCATCGAACCGGGCACGGCGTTCGCCCGCCAGGCCGAGCGCGGGCGTCTCACTCCGCCCGGCGACGACGATGCGGCGGACATGTACGCGCTGACGCAAGAGCTGACCGAAGCGGCCGGCCTGCCCGCCTACGAGATTTCCAATCACGCCCGCACCCGCGCGGATCAATCGGTGCATAACCGGCTCTACTGGGAAGGCGCCGACTGGATCGCCATCGGGCCGGGCGGCCACGCGCGGGTGGGGGCCCACATTGCCGGCGGACGCCTCGCGGCGGAAGCGGCGCGGAGGCCCGCCGACTATATCGCCCGCGCCGCATCGGGCGCCGCGCACGAGACCGAGGTGCTGAGCGCGCGCGACGAAGCGGTGGAGCGGGTGCTGATGGGCATGCGCCTGGTGGATGAGGGGCTCGATCTCGCGGCTCTCAAGGCGCTCACCGGCTATGAGGTGGACGCTGAGGGGCTCGCGCTGGCCTTGTCGCGTGGTCAGGTCAGGCGAGATGGCGCGCGCCTCATCCTGACCCCTGCCGGGCGGATATTCGCCGACGCCGTCGCGGGCGGCCTTGCGCCCTGA
- the acs gene encoding acetate--CoA ligase, whose product MTDAPIPVPASFGRARITPALYQDKYQRSIADPDGFWREELERIGWMHKPAQVSDISFAADDLHIRWFADGVLNACWNCVDRHLPERANKPALIWEGDHPARHHAITYAQLFNHVGRFANVLKSLGVAKGDRVTLYMPMIPEAAYAMLACARIGAVHSVVFGGFSPDALAGRIRDCESAFVVTADEGVRGGKPVPLKANVDAALAQVPGVKAVLCVRHTGADVGWVEGRDHWHHQRALEVDAHCEPEPMQAEDPLFILYTSGSTGKPKGVMHTTGGYMVWASMTHDYTFDHREDDVFWCTADVGWVTGHSYIVYGPLANGATTLMFEGVPTWPGPDRIWEVVAKHKVTVLYTAPTAIRALMRFGDEPVRAHDRCSLRLLGSVGEPINPEAWRWYHAVCGDGRCPVVDTWWQTETGGHLITPLPGAHALKPGAASFPMFGVRPALMDAEGQRLPDTGEAQGNLVLLGSWPGQARTVYGDHQRFIDTYFTAYPGTYFTGDGARRDVDGYWWITGRVDDVLNVSGHRLGTAEIESALVAHEAVAEAAVVGYPHDIKGQGIYCYVTLTAGREPDAALETALKAQVRKEIGPVASPDVIQFAPGLPKTRSGKIMRRILRKIAEGETGALGDVSTLADPGVVDSLIAGRKG is encoded by the coding sequence ATGACTGACGCGCCTATTCCCGTCCCCGCCAGCTTTGGGCGCGCGCGCATCACGCCTGCGCTCTATCAGGACAAATATCAGCGCTCCATCGCCGACCCGGACGGGTTCTGGCGCGAGGAGCTGGAGCGCATCGGCTGGATGCACAAGCCTGCGCAAGTTTCCGACATCTCCTTCGCCGCTGACGATCTGCACATTCGCTGGTTCGCCGACGGGGTGCTGAATGCGTGCTGGAACTGTGTGGACCGGCATTTGCCGGAGCGGGCCAACAAACCGGCGCTGATCTGGGAGGGCGACCACCCCGCGCGCCACCACGCCATCACCTACGCCCAGCTGTTCAACCATGTCGGCCGTTTCGCCAACGTGCTCAAAAGCCTGGGCGTTGCGAAGGGCGACCGGGTCACGCTCTACATGCCGATGATCCCCGAAGCGGCCTATGCCATGCTGGCGTGTGCGCGCATCGGCGCGGTCCATTCAGTGGTGTTCGGCGGCTTCTCCCCCGACGCCCTGGCCGGGCGCATCCGCGATTGCGAGAGCGCCTTCGTGGTCACCGCCGATGAGGGTGTGCGCGGCGGCAAGCCGGTGCCGCTGAAAGCCAATGTGGACGCAGCGCTCGCCCAGGTGCCGGGCGTGAAGGCCGTGCTGTGCGTGCGTCATACCGGGGCCGATGTGGGCTGGGTGGAGGGGCGCGACCACTGGCACCATCAGCGCGCGCTGGAGGTGGACGCCCATTGCGAGCCCGAGCCGATGCAGGCCGAGGACCCGCTCTTCATCCTGTACACGTCGGGGTCGACGGGCAAGCCCAAGGGGGTCATGCACACCACCGGTGGGTACATGGTCTGGGCGTCGATGACACATGACTACACGTTCGACCATCGCGAGGACGATGTGTTCTGGTGCACCGCCGATGTGGGCTGGGTGACGGGGCACAGCTATATCGTTTACGGGCCGCTGGCCAATGGTGCGACGACGCTGATGTTCGAAGGCGTGCCCACCTGGCCGGGGCCGGACCGGATCTGGGAGGTGGTGGCCAAGCACAAGGTCACCGTGCTCTACACCGCCCCCACCGCTATCCGCGCTTTGATGCGCTTTGGCGACGAGCCGGTGCGCGCCCATGACCGGTGCTCGTTGCGGCTTTTGGGGAGCGTCGGCGAGCCGATCAATCCAGAAGCCTGGCGCTGGTATCACGCCGTGTGCGGCGACGGGCGCTGCCCGGTGGTGGACACCTGGTGGCAGACCGAAACTGGCGGCCACCTCATTACGCCCCTGCCGGGCGCCCATGCCCTGAAACCCGGCGCGGCGAGCTTTCCCATGTTCGGCGTCCGGCCCGCCTTGATGGATGCCGAAGGCCAGCGCCTGCCCGACACGGGCGAAGCGCAGGGCAATCTGGTGCTGCTCGGCTCCTGGCCGGGCCAGGCGCGCACGGTCTATGGCGACCATCAGCGCTTCATCGACACCTATTTCACCGCCTATCCGGGAACCTATTTCACCGGCGACGGGGCGCGGCGCGACGTTGACGGATACTGGTGGATCACCGGCCGGGTGGATGATGTTCTGAACGTCTCCGGCCACCGGCTGGGCACCGCGGAGATCGAAAGCGCGCTGGTCGCTCATGAGGCGGTCGCCGAAGCCGCCGTGGTCGGCTATCCCCACGATATCAAGGGCCAGGGCATTTATTGCTACGTCACCCTGACCGCCGGGCGCGAACCGGACGCTGCGCTGGAAACCGCCCTCAAAGCCCAGGTGCGCAAGGAGATCGGGCCGGTCGCGAGCCCCGACGTGATCCAGTTCGCCCCCGGCCTGCCCAAGACCCGCTCAGGCAAGATCATGCGGCGCATATTGAGGAAGATCGCCGAAGGCGAAACCGGCGCGCTGGGCGATGTCTCGACGCTCGCCGATCCCGGCGTGGTGGATAGTTTGATTGCGGGGCGCAAGGGGTAG
- a CDS encoding ribonuclease D, with product MAIHFHPGDLPDGLDFGTRVAVDTETQGLSLVRDRVCLVQLSAGNGDAHIVQLARSGDDCPNLKALLADRAVEKIFHFARFDVAMLLRDLGVETGPVFCTKIASKLTRTYTDRHGLKDVVREIAGIELSKQQQSSDWASPDLTPAQLEYAASDVLYLHQVRDGLAAMLEREGRTALAQACFDFLPARARLDLGGWPEIDIFSHS from the coding sequence ATGGCCATTCACTTCCACCCGGGCGATCTGCCGGACGGACTCGATTTCGGCACGCGCGTGGCCGTGGACACCGAAACCCAGGGCCTGTCGCTGGTGCGCGACCGGGTCTGCCTGGTCCAGCTTTCGGCCGGCAATGGCGACGCCCACATCGTGCAGCTGGCGCGCAGCGGCGATGACTGTCCGAATCTGAAGGCGCTGCTGGCCGACCGCGCCGTCGAGAAAATCTTCCATTTCGCCCGGTTCGATGTCGCGATGTTGCTGCGTGATCTGGGCGTGGAGACAGGGCCTGTGTTCTGCACCAAGATCGCCTCGAAGCTCACGCGGACCTATACCGACCGCCACGGGCTGAAGGATGTGGTGCGCGAGATTGCCGGGATCGAGCTGTCCAAACAGCAGCAGAGCTCCGATTGGGCCTCGCCTGACCTGACGCCCGCCCAGCTGGAATACGCCGCCTCGGACGTGCTGTATCTGCACCAGGTGCGCGACGGGCTCGCCGCCATGCTGGAGCGCGAGGGCCGTACGGCACTGGCCCAGGCCTGTTTCGATTTCCTGCCCGCCCGCGCGCGTCTTGATCTTGGCGGCTGGCCTGAAATCGACATTTTCTCACACTCATGA
- a CDS encoding helix-turn-helix transcriptional regulator has product MPIRVTLDRMLLERRMSLTELCDRVGITMANLSILKTGKAKAVRFSTLEALCRELNCQPSDLLVYDPHGDPDEDDDEDG; this is encoded by the coding sequence ATGCCCATCCGCGTAACCCTTGACCGGATGCTTCTTGAGCGTCGCATGTCGCTGACAGAGCTGTGCGACCGCGTGGGCATCACCATGGCCAATCTGTCGATCCTGAAAACCGGCAAGGCCAAGGCGGTCCGCTTTTCCACGCTGGAAGCGCTGTGCCGCGAGCTCAATTGCCAACCCAGCGATCTCCTCGTCTACGATCCCCACGGCGATCCTGACGAGGATGATGACGAGGACGGCTGA
- a CDS encoding DUF2975 domain-containing protein, with protein sequence MRTLGAGSLASILKVLLDIGYFVLLAVLGLASLIIVLIVFSGIYGLLGFGPALPGMLRQLLARDFVVALPMAIAAWAALTFIVHRLRLIFATLREGDPFVPENAGHLRAIAIGIAVYQLLHYAAHGVLALVITLLGRAPVESGARVIPDFSLNLAAWFSVLAILVLAEVFREGARLRDEQKLTI encoded by the coding sequence ATGAGAACGCTTGGCGCCGGGTCGCTGGCCTCCATTCTGAAGGTGCTGCTCGATATCGGCTATTTTGTGCTGCTGGCCGTGCTCGGCCTGGCCAGCCTGATCATCGTCCTGATCGTTTTCAGCGGCATTTACGGCCTGCTCGGCTTCGGGCCGGCGCTGCCGGGTATGCTGCGCCAGTTGCTGGCGCGCGATTTCGTCGTGGCCTTGCCCATGGCGATCGCCGCCTGGGCGGCGCTGACTTTCATCGTGCACCGTCTGCGCCTGATTTTTGCGACCCTGCGCGAGGGCGACCCCTTTGTGCCCGAAAATGCCGGGCATTTGCGCGCCATCGCCATCGGTATCGCGGTGTACCAGCTGTTGCACTACGCCGCACACGGCGTGCTGGCGCTGGTGATCACACTGCTGGGACGGGCGCCGGTGGAAAGCGGCGCACGGGTGATCCCTGATTTCAGCCTCAATCTGGCGGCCTGGTTCTCGGTGCTGGCGATCCTTGTCCTGGCGGAAGTGTTCCGCGAGGGTGCACGCCTGCGCGATGAGCAGAAGCTGACCATTTAA
- the rdgB gene encoding RdgB/HAM1 family non-canonical purine NTP pyrophosphatase, producing MNVFTRTDSWVLASHNPGKIKELDALLTPHGLTVIGAGALGLAEPEETETSFSGNARLKAEAAAHASGRVALADDSGLSVDALDGAPGVYSARWAGPDKDFSAAMERVRRALEAAGSQDHTARFVCVLALAHPDGETRLYEGEVRGRLVFPPRGEHGFGYDPIFVPEGHDRTFAEMDAASKRALSHRARAFAALTADVFGV from the coding sequence ATGAATGTCTTCACACGGACGGATTCCTGGGTTCTGGCGAGCCATAACCCGGGTAAAATCAAAGAGTTGGATGCGCTTCTGACGCCTCACGGACTGACCGTTATCGGTGCCGGAGCGCTCGGTTTGGCCGAGCCGGAAGAGACTGAAACAAGCTTTTCCGGCAATGCGCGCCTCAAGGCAGAGGCGGCTGCGCACGCCTCGGGCCGGGTCGCGCTGGCGGATGATTCCGGCTTGTCCGTCGATGCGCTGGATGGCGCGCCCGGCGTGTACTCCGCGCGCTGGGCCGGGCCGGACAAGGATTTCTCCGCTGCCATGGAGCGCGTGCGCCGCGCGCTCGAGGCGGCGGGCAGCCAGGATCATACCGCCCGCTTTGTCTGCGTGCTGGCCCTGGCCCATCCCGATGGCGAGACGCGGCTTTACGAGGGCGAGGTTCGCGGGAGGCTGGTCTTCCCGCCGCGCGGCGAGCACGGGTTCGGCTATGACCCGATCTTCGTGCCCGAGGGCCATGACCGGACTTTTGCTGAAATGGACGCGGCGTCCAAACGCGCGCTCAGCCATCGCGCACGGGCGTTTGCGGCCCTGACCGCCGATGTGTTCGGCGTATGA
- the lptD gene encoding LPS assembly protein LptD translates to MKRSLLALGCAAAALTAGLAEARQSDTERTYLDAAELIEDRARGLYIARGAVRMRSDERIVLADEITYDPALRRIVATGSVEIHEPGRPAQLADYVELDDEMREGFARGFATLLENNGRTAAALALRRADGGVELRDAYYTACDLCEDGTRTPTWRLRADQVTQDVGNDMIRYRNVRLEIRGVPVLYSPAFAHADPSVGRKSGFLAPAIDLSNRLGFSWQQPYFWAIGPSQDLTIAPRVMSEVSPLLELEWRKRFWSGQVNVQTSATYEREFDIDGPFGDRALRGHVFAVGEFDINQDWRWGFGAQAVTGGDLFLRRYGYPEQAEGYQSLLAAPLGSLISQVWTAGRRPAWYADATAYQFNFISETFDDGQLPVAAPQVRGHYQLALPRGGGVAEFSFNALSLTRELGDDYRRASAGVDWSRAVILPGGLRAEPFATARADVFDITQRTVAGVETGQFDAARWLGAAGLDVSWPFLRPGERVDIILAPRLAGIASTEAGSGNIPPNFDSQTLDLDRSFLFSPIRSPGFDLWEDGTRTDLGLAASFTEAGGSRGVELFAGRSYRMSGDNRFPATSGAAQDASDWVAEGRLDYDWLRVGVRARLDGDTGAANRLDANASARVWRASLSARYTDIARQASGLELRELSTSAQFELTSRWTMFHRQLQDLVADETRRVQTGLVFSDECTLVRLFYERENIQFGNLEPSESIRFEIVLFTLGGVDGR, encoded by the coding sequence TTGAAACGGTCTTTGCTCGCTCTGGGGTGCGCCGCTGCAGCGCTGACGGCCGGGCTCGCCGAAGCCCGCCAGAGCGATACTGAGCGTACCTATCTGGACGCCGCCGAACTGATCGAGGACCGCGCACGCGGCCTCTATATCGCCCGCGGTGCCGTGCGGATGCGCTCGGACGAGCGCATCGTGCTGGCCGACGAGATCACCTATGATCCCGCGCTGCGGCGCATCGTCGCCACCGGCTCTGTCGAGATCCACGAGCCCGGCCGCCCCGCCCAGCTGGCCGATTATGTCGAGCTGGACGACGAGATGCGCGAGGGCTTTGCGCGCGGTTTCGCCACCTTGCTGGAGAATAACGGGCGCACCGCCGCCGCATTGGCCCTGCGCCGCGCCGATGGCGGGGTTGAGCTCAGGGATGCGTACTACACAGCCTGCGATCTGTGTGAGGACGGCACGCGCACGCCGACCTGGCGGCTGCGGGCCGACCAGGTGACCCAGGATGTCGGCAACGACATGATCCGCTATCGCAATGTCCGCCTGGAAATACGGGGCGTGCCGGTACTGTATTCACCGGCCTTTGCCCATGCCGACCCCAGTGTTGGGCGCAAGTCAGGCTTTCTGGCACCGGCGATCGACCTCTCCAACCGGCTCGGCTTCTCCTGGCAACAGCCGTATTTCTGGGCCATCGGACCGTCCCAGGACCTGACCATCGCTCCGCGGGTCATGTCCGAGGTCAGCCCCCTGCTGGAACTGGAGTGGCGCAAGCGCTTCTGGTCCGGCCAGGTGAATGTGCAGACATCAGCCACCTATGAGCGCGAGTTCGACATTGACGGCCCGTTCGGCGACCGGGCGCTGCGCGGGCATGTGTTCGCTGTGGGCGAGTTCGATATCAATCAGGACTGGCGCTGGGGCTTTGGTGCCCAGGCGGTCACCGGCGGGGATTTGTTTCTGCGCCGTTATGGCTATCCCGAACAGGCCGAGGGCTATCAGAGCCTGCTGGCCGCGCCGCTGGGCTCCCTGATCAGCCAGGTCTGGACCGCCGGGCGCCGGCCAGCCTGGTACGCCGACGCGACCGCCTACCAGTTCAACTTCATCAGTGAGACGTTTGACGACGGCCAGTTGCCGGTGGCGGCACCGCAGGTGCGCGGTCATTATCAGCTGGCGCTGCCCCGCGGCGGCGGGGTAGCCGAATTCTCCTTCAATGCGCTCAGCCTGACGCGCGAACTGGGCGATGATTACCGCCGCGCCAGCGCCGGCGTGGACTGGAGCCGCGCGGTCATCCTGCCCGGCGGGCTCCGCGCAGAACCCTTCGCAACGGCGCGCGCCGACGTATTCGATATCACCCAGCGCACCGTTGCGGGCGTCGAGACCGGTCAGTTCGACGCCGCGCGCTGGCTGGGCGCGGCAGGGCTGGATGTGAGCTGGCCCTTCCTGCGGCCGGGCGAACGTGTGGACATCATCCTGGCGCCGCGCCTGGCTGGCATCGCCTCGACTGAAGCGGGAAGCGGCAATATCCCGCCGAATTTCGACAGCCAGACCCTCGATCTGGACCGCTCTTTCCTGTTTTCGCCGATACGCTCGCCCGGTTTTGACCTGTGGGAGGATGGCACGCGCACCGATCTGGGCCTGGCCGCGTCTTTCACCGAGGCGGGCGGGTCACGCGGCGTGGAGCTGTTCGCCGGGCGCAGCTACCGGATGTCGGGAGACAACCGCTTCCCGGCCACATCGGGTGCCGCCCAGGACGCCTCCGACTGGGTCGCCGAGGGCCGCCTTGATTATGACTGGCTGCGCGTCGGCGTGCGGGCGCGGCTGGATGGCGATACCGGCGCAGCCAACCGGCTCGACGCCAATGCCTCGGCGCGGGTATGGCGCGCCAGCCTGTCAGCGCGCTACACCGATATTGCCCGGCAAGCCAGCGGGCTGGAGCTGCGCGAGCTGAGCACCTCGGCGCAGTTTGAACTCACCTCCCGCTGGACGATGTTTCACCGGCAGCTCCAGGACCTGGTGGCCGACGAGACGCGCAGGGTTCAGACCGGCCTGGTCTTCAGCGACGAGTGCACCCTGGTCCGGCTCTTTTATGAGCGTGAAAACATACAGTTCGGCAATCTCGAGCCGAGCGAGTCGATCCGCTTTGAGATTGTTCTTTTCACGCTGGGCGGCGTGGACGGGCGCTAA